TGAGCCTGGGGATCGACCAGGTAGACCGCACTCAAACTTGCACCGAGCGCATGGCTCAGCAATTCAAGCTGCGCTTGGCAAAGCCGCGAAAATTCGACCCCGGTTGTCATGCACAATCCCCATCAATCTAAGACGGAGCTGTGCCAAGCCTAACGCGAGCCTTCGGCCTCAGCCTAGTGAGTCCAAGACAACTGAAAAGCTGAATGGGCGAGCGATCCCCACAGAGTTGCACAAAAATGACAGAACTGATACGGACTGTAACGCTCTGCTTGTGCGACCCCAGCACTATCTATATGATGGAAGTTAATTTTGTATTGACAATTACAGAGCGTTCAGTCTTTTTTGGACTGCCTAGGGCTCTGGGTAACGTGCAAGATCGGCCGAACCGAGGGGGTAAAGTCGTGGCGAGAAGACGGAAACGGAAAAGTCGGCGGCGTCTAGAAGGACGTAAAATTCTCGACTTGGTGCCTCAATATAGCATCGACAGTGGTGACGACAAGCCCGTCACAGCCGCCCGCAACTTTATCCACTCTGAAAAAATTGCGCCGCCGGCTTTGCTTCTTGTCAAGCGGAACGAGCACACTACCGATCGCTACTTCTGGGCCGAGAAAGGCCTGTTTGGCGCTCAGTATGTGGAAGAGAACCATTTCTTGTTCCCAAGTCTGCGGGCTCTTCTCGAAGAGGAAGAAGAGTACGAAGACGAAGAAGAGCCGATGCTCGCAACCTGCTAGCTCAACAACCAAAGGCTGTAGCAGAACAGTTGTTCTCCAAAGCGTAGGGATCTTTAGTGATTTCTACGCTTTTTGTTTAGCTAATTCAGGATTACATCCTTAAGGCTCAGTAACGTGGGGCGGCAGTTGTTGATTCAAAAAGTCGCGCAGTGCCGCGATCGCAGGGCGATCGATCCAGTGGCCACTTTGAGTGGGTAAAAGCTGACTCTGGCAGCCTGCGGCTTGGAGCCGTCGGTGGATTTCTTCGCTGGCTTCAAACGGCACCACTGGATCGATCGTGCCGTGAGTTACAAACGCTGTCAGTGACTGGGTGTCAGGCCACCTCAAGGTCGGATGCCAATAGCCACTACAGACCATCAGTCCTTTTACGGGCAAGCGTGCACCCATCTCCAGGGTCATGGCAGCGCCTTGAGAAAAGCCAAGCAGCAAGGTTTTTGAGAGCGGTTGTCCATTCTGATCAGGCAGTGCTTGCAGCCAGTCTTGGAGCGCGGCGATCGCTTCGGGTAACCCCGGCCAATCTGTTTGCATGAGGTCGTACCACATCCGACCGGCCTCTGTTCCTGGACAGGGTAGCGGCGCTTCCACTGACCAAAGATCAAGGTCGGGCCGAGCAAATTCGGCATCCAAGCCCAAAAGATCCTCTGCATTCGCCCCGAAGCCATGCAGCAACACCACTTGTCCAGCGACAGGCGCAATCGCTGGACGATGGCGAGCAGTGAGCGTCATGGTCATTCCTTGGCTTCCAGTCAGGTTTCGCTATTCTCGCAAGCCGAACGCTGAGCTGCAGTGCAGGTATTGGTAATGAAGTTGCGCAGTCTCTTATAAGGAAGAGCCTCCAGCGATCGCTGGAGGCCGAAAAACAGCTTCTCCTGCTTTCGGGTGGGTGGAGAAGTCTGAGCTATTTGCAGTCTGGCTGAGGATTCCTTGGAAGATCCAGATTCTTCAACGAAATGTGAGATTGGCAAAAGCAGGGACTTTCTTGCCCATGAAGGAATGCTCAGAGCGCGATCGCTGCTCTTCAATCCTCACCTTTAAAACTTTTCAAGCGACTCGCCAACCGAAGGAACAGCCAAGCGATCGCGGCCTGCGTCACAATGGCGGGTAGTTGAACCTTCCGAGATGGCATGGCTACAGAGACTTTGGCGCTGACGCCTGAAAACGTAGAAACCGTATTGGATGAGCTGCGCCCCTACTTGATTGCTGATGGTGGCAACGTCGAACTCGTTGAGTTGGATGGCCCGATCGTCAAGCTGCGCCTAAATGGCGCTTGTGGTTCTTGCCCCAGCTCGACCATGACTCTGCGCATGGGCATTGAGCGCAAGCTGCGCGAAGCGATTCCTGAAATTTCTGAAGTCGAACAAGTCTTCTAGGGTCTCCCCAATTCAGTCGAGCACCGTCGCCCCAGTATGCTGAGTGAGGCGCAACTGTTTGCGCTAGATGCATTCCTGCTGAACCGGTGCTCGACCTTCGTTTGCTGCGTGAAAATCCTGAGGCGACCCAAGCTCTCCTCGATCGCCGTCACTCCGGCTACGACATCCAGCCGCTATTGAATCTTGACCGGCAGGTCCGTCAGTGGGAGCAGGAACGCACCCAACTGCAAGCCCGTAGCAATGAAATTGGCCGTACCGTCGGGCAAAAAATGCGCGAAGGCGCAGACCCGAAAAGTGAAGAAATTGCTGCCCTGCGCGAGGAAGGCAACCAGCTCAAACAACAAATTGCTGATCTAGAACAGCAAGAACGTCAGGTGCGCAGTGAGCTAGAGAGTACGCTGCTGACGTTGCCGAATTTACCCGACGAAAGTGTTCCGCTCGGTAGCAGCGAGGACGACAACCGCGAGATTCATCGCTGGGGTGACGATCGCATCCGTGAGGGTGAGTTTGCACCGCATTGGGAAATTGGCGAGCGGCTGGGACTGTTTGATTTCGAGCGATCGACTCGCATTGCCCAAAGTCGCTTCGTCACCTTGCTAGGCGCAGGTGCGGCATTGGAACGGGCACTGATTGCTTTCATGCTCGATCGCCAAACAGCAGCTGGTTACACAGAAGTTGCCCCGCCCTACTTAGTCAACAGCACCTCGCTCACAGCTTCCGGTCAACTTCCCAAGTTCTCCGAAGAAAGTTTCCGCTGCGATCGCGACGATCTTTGGCTGATTCCCACCGCAGAAGTGCCACTGACCAGCCTCTACCGCGACGAAATCCTCAGCGCTGATCAACTGCCGCTGCGTTATTGCGCCTACACACCTTGCTTCCGGCGGGAAGCAGGTAGCTATGGTCGCGACACCCGCGGACTGATTCGCCTGCACCAGTTCAACAAAGTTGAGCTGTACCAATTCGTCCATCCCGATCACTCGGATGCAGCACACCAACAGCTGCTGGCAGATGCGGAGGCCATCCTTCAGGCGCTG
The sequence above is a segment of the Synechococcus elongatus PCC 11801 genome. Coding sequences within it:
- a CDS encoding alpha/beta hydrolase, which codes for MTLTARHRPAIAPVAGQVVLLHGFGANAEDLLGLDAEFARPDLDLWSVEAPLPCPGTEAGRMWYDLMQTDWPGLPEAIAALQDWLQALPDQNGQPLSKTLLLGFSQGAAMTLEMGARLPVKGLMVCSGYWHPTLRWPDTQSLTAFVTHGTIDPVVPFEASEEIHRRLQAAGCQSQLLPTQSGHWIDRPAIAALRDFLNQQLPPHVTEP
- the serS gene encoding serine--tRNA ligase; the encoded protein is MLDLRLLRENPEATQALLDRRHSGYDIQPLLNLDRQVRQWEQERTQLQARSNEIGRTVGQKMREGADPKSEEIAALREEGNQLKQQIADLEQQERQVRSELESTLLTLPNLPDESVPLGSSEDDNREIHRWGDDRIREGEFAPHWEIGERLGLFDFERSTRIAQSRFVTLLGAGAALERALIAFMLDRQTAAGYTEVAPPYLVNSTSLTASGQLPKFSEESFRCDRDDLWLIPTAEVPLTSLYRDEILSADQLPLRYCAYTPCFRREAGSYGRDTRGLIRLHQFNKVELYQFVHPDHSDAAHQQLLADAEAILQALELPYRTIELCTGDMGFSAQKTYDIEVWLPSAGRYREISSCSNCGDFQARRANIRFKEAGQKGTQFVHTLNGSGLAVGRTMAAVLENYQQPDGSVRVPEALQPYLRQTVIGRP
- a CDS encoding DUF3155 domain-containing protein, translating into MARRRKRKSRRRLEGRKILDLVPQYSIDSGDDKPVTAARNFIHSEKIAPPALLLVKRNEHTTDRYFWAEKGLFGAQYVEENHFLFPSLRALLEEEEEYEDEEEPMLATC
- a CDS encoding NifU family protein, giving the protein MATETLALTPENVETVLDELRPYLIADGGNVELVELDGPIVKLRLNGACGSCPSSTMTLRMGIERKLREAIPEISEVEQVF